The following proteins are encoded in a genomic region of Hoeflea ulvae:
- a CDS encoding tripartite tricarboxylate transporter permease translates to MFDVFLQGAAAALDIYCVLLVFGGVALGIVFGSVPGLTASMGLILCLPLTFTMPALHGLSLLCGLFIGGISGGLIPAILMNLPGTPGSVATLFDGYPMAMKGEARKALSAAVLFSFLGTLFGIIVLAVFAPMLARFALRFTPFEYFAVSFFALSLIASLSAGSMIKGFISGVIGIAFAMVGMSPVGGIERLTAGQVDLQSGFAMVPFLVGLFAISELLHDSGNGPARATMHKLGTAAKEVGLKLADVVGNIRTFFVAATVGTGIGILPGIGVSTASLTGYLAAKKTSRRGDQYGTGIVDGVVASESANNACIGGALVPLLALGIPGDTVASILLGAFIMNNIQPGPLLFLTQGELVYGIFTSLIVASVAMAVFMFALMPVFIRIVRTPKNVLMPLVVVMCLVGAFGLNNRAFDVWSMVMFGGLGFALRTFGFPLQPAVLGFILGPIVETNFYRALTASKGDYSEFLTRPISGTFVVLSFIFIALPLFSALYTRFRPVNQS, encoded by the coding sequence ATGTTTGACGTCTTCCTGCAAGGCGCCGCAGCCGCGCTTGATATCTATTGCGTTCTTCTGGTTTTCGGCGGAGTCGCTCTGGGTATCGTCTTCGGCTCCGTTCCGGGACTCACCGCCTCGATGGGTCTCATCCTGTGCCTGCCGCTGACCTTCACCATGCCGGCACTGCACGGGTTGTCACTGCTGTGCGGGCTGTTCATCGGCGGCATCTCGGGCGGGCTGATTCCGGCGATCCTGATGAACCTGCCCGGAACGCCCGGATCGGTGGCAACATTGTTCGACGGCTATCCCATGGCGATGAAAGGCGAAGCCAGGAAGGCGCTCAGCGCGGCAGTGCTGTTTTCCTTCCTCGGGACCCTGTTCGGCATTATCGTGCTGGCTGTCTTTGCACCAATGCTGGCCCGCTTCGCGCTGAGGTTCACGCCATTTGAATATTTTGCCGTCTCCTTCTTCGCACTCTCGCTGATCGCTAGTCTGAGCGCAGGATCGATGATCAAGGGTTTCATCAGCGGCGTGATCGGCATCGCCTTTGCCATGGTGGGGATGAGCCCGGTCGGCGGCATCGAACGGCTGACCGCCGGACAGGTTGACCTGCAGAGCGGCTTTGCCATGGTGCCGTTCCTTGTGGGTCTCTTCGCGATCTCAGAACTGCTTCACGATTCGGGCAATGGTCCGGCCCGAGCGACCATGCACAAGCTGGGCACGGCGGCCAAGGAGGTCGGGCTGAAGCTGGCCGATGTGGTTGGCAACATCCGCACCTTCTTTGTCGCCGCGACAGTCGGCACAGGCATCGGCATCCTGCCGGGGATCGGCGTCAGCACTGCCAGCCTCACCGGCTATCTTGCAGCCAAGAAAACCTCGCGCCGTGGCGATCAGTATGGCACCGGGATCGTCGACGGTGTCGTGGCATCGGAAAGCGCCAACAATGCCTGCATAGGCGGGGCGCTGGTTCCCCTGCTGGCCCTGGGCATTCCCGGCGATACCGTGGCTTCGATCCTGCTGGGGGCGTTCATCATGAACAACATCCAGCCCGGTCCGCTGCTGTTTCTGACCCAGGGCGAGCTGGTCTATGGCATCTTCACCTCGCTCATCGTCGCCTCGGTCGCAATGGCCGTGTTCATGTTCGCGCTGATGCCGGTGTTCATCCGCATCGTCCGTACGCCCAAGAACGTGCTGATGCCGCTTGTCGTCGTCATGTGCCTCGTCGGGGCTTTCGGCCTCAACAACCGTGCTTTCGACGTCTGGTCGATGGTGATGTTCGGCGGGCTGGGCTTCGCTCTGCGCACTTTCGGTTTTCCGCTGCAGCCGGCAGTTCTGGGGTTCATCCTCGGACCAATCGTCGAGACCAACTTCTATCGCGCGCTGACCGCATCGAAGGGGGACTACAGCGAATTCCTGACACGTCCGATCAGCGGCACTTTCGTGGTGCTGTCGTTCATCTTCATCGCGCTGCCCTTGTTCAGCGCGCTCTACACACGCTTTCGTCCGGTCAACCAAAGCTGA
- a CDS encoding tripartite tricarboxylate transporter TctB family protein — MSKKMTDGISGAVILLFATLMYTSLPGPGETVVAGLDMSLAPRLVALILGGLSLMLLIMTFVPFKGLGMGTDASDEKASQHRFAYPGRLIATAVLIIAAAALFEWLGFVLTSVIYIFAQCYILTYDPGTFKPVRTAIIAIAFPVAVYLMFWHWLSMPLPKGIL; from the coding sequence ATGTCGAAAAAGATGACCGACGGTATCAGCGGCGCAGTCATTTTACTGTTTGCGACCCTGATGTATACGAGCTTGCCAGGACCCGGAGAGACGGTGGTTGCAGGGCTCGACATGAGCCTGGCTCCGCGGCTGGTCGCCCTGATCCTTGGTGGCCTGAGCCTCATGCTGCTGATCATGACCTTCGTGCCGTTCAAGGGCCTGGGCATGGGCACCGACGCCTCCGATGAAAAGGCGTCGCAGCACCGGTTTGCCTATCCGGGCCGGCTGATCGCTACCGCGGTCCTGATCATCGCCGCTGCGGCATTGTTCGAATGGCTGGGCTTCGTGCTGACCTCGGTGATCTACATCTTCGCGCAGTGCTATATCCTGACTTACGACCCCGGCACCTTCAAACCCGTCCGTACCGCGATCATTGCGATCGCCTTCCCCGTCGCCGTCTATCTGATGTTCTGGCACTGGCTCTCGATGCCGCTGCCCAAGGGCATCCTGTGA
- a CDS encoding RraA family protein, whose translation MSVGFRVFSKRKLPSPEVVKALGELPSANVADVMTRLNSLPASTRLQGPRLAAPVAGVALTVQVSAGDNLVIHKALNMAQEGDVIIVSNGGAQTQALMGEVMFGYAKFKKVAAIVFDGPIRDLDSLDYLGLPVYATGTRPGGPMKQGPGQINVPIAFEGCVACPGDVVLVDNDGVVIIPRADADAVLSAARILSEKDQAKVAAAIDGTLDRNWVDAALEKAGCEIIEAAYE comes from the coding sequence ATGAGCGTCGGCTTCCGCGTATTCAGCAAGCGCAAGCTTCCATCCCCCGAGGTCGTCAAGGCCCTGGGCGAATTGCCATCGGCGAATGTGGCCGACGTCATGACCCGGTTGAACTCGCTGCCGGCCAGCACGCGCCTGCAGGGACCGAGGCTGGCCGCTCCGGTGGCAGGCGTGGCGCTCACCGTTCAGGTGAGCGCGGGTGACAATCTCGTCATCCACAAGGCGCTCAACATGGCGCAGGAGGGCGATGTGATCATCGTCTCAAATGGCGGCGCTCAGACCCAGGCGCTTATGGGTGAAGTCATGTTCGGTTATGCCAAGTTCAAGAAAGTGGCGGCTATCGTCTTCGATGGTCCGATCCGCGACCTCGACTCCCTCGATTATCTTGGCTTGCCGGTCTATGCCACCGGCACTCGTCCGGGCGGACCAATGAAACAGGGGCCGGGGCAGATCAATGTGCCGATTGCTTTTGAAGGCTGTGTCGCCTGTCCGGGTGATGTGGTGCTGGTCGACAATGACGGTGTGGTCATCATTCCGCGCGCCGATGCCGACGCGGTACTGAGCGCCGCCCGAATCCTGTCGGAAAAGGATCAGGCCAAGGTGGCGGCCGCCATTGACGGCACCCTCGACCGGAACTGGGTTGATGCCGCGTTGGAAAAGGCCGGCTGCGAAATCATCGAGGCTGCCTATGAATGA
- a CDS encoding hydroxyacid dehydrogenase: MNDVQPIPDERRTVFLRAPIHHDAVALLKADPRLDVVTWDEARIENWREEADAVILRGTNLSGDDIRSAKRLKVIGRHGAGVDSVDIQAARERGIVVLNTPFENSQSVAELSVTLMLSAARRIVHANHLVRNNEWGEGRKGKGCRELYRNRVGFVGYGRIARMTADILRKGFEMEVMAYDPKLPAEIWQERDDVSCVEKLEELFAACDFVSINLPRTPETTGLISEAVLARAKPGLILVNTSRGGIVNETALASALESGRLGAAGMDVFEQEPPSPIHPLLSLPNFIATPHYGGATQESLRRVACSIARETASALFGATTESYRVA, from the coding sequence ATGAATGACGTCCAGCCCATCCCGGACGAACGGAGGACGGTGTTTCTGCGTGCGCCCATCCATCACGATGCCGTGGCCCTTCTGAAGGCTGACCCGCGACTCGATGTGGTTACGTGGGACGAGGCGCGGATCGAAAACTGGCGTGAGGAAGCCGATGCGGTGATCTTGCGCGGAACGAACCTGTCAGGTGATGACATCCGCTCGGCCAAGAGGCTCAAGGTAATTGGTCGGCACGGTGCGGGGGTCGATTCCGTGGACATCCAAGCTGCCCGCGAACGCGGCATCGTGGTGCTGAACACACCATTTGAAAACTCGCAATCGGTGGCTGAACTGTCCGTCACGCTGATGTTGTCGGCGGCGCGCCGGATTGTCCATGCCAACCACCTGGTGCGCAACAACGAATGGGGCGAGGGGCGCAAGGGAAAGGGCTGTCGCGAGCTGTACCGCAACCGCGTCGGCTTTGTCGGTTATGGCCGCATTGCCAGGATGACGGCGGATATCCTGCGCAAGGGCTTCGAGATGGAGGTCATGGCGTACGACCCGAAGCTTCCCGCCGAAATCTGGCAGGAAAGGGATGATGTCAGCTGTGTCGAGAAGCTCGAAGAGCTCTTCGCGGCCTGCGATTTCGTGAGCATAAACCTGCCACGAACGCCCGAAACCACAGGGCTGATCTCGGAAGCGGTTCTGGCGAGGGCCAAGCCGGGCCTGATCCTTGTGAACACGTCCCGTGGCGGGATCGTCAATGAGACGGCCCTGGCCTCAGCCCTTGAAAGCGGGCGCCTGGGCGCCGCGGGCATGGATGTTTTCGAACAGGAACCTCCATCGCCGATACATCCGCTGCTGTCCCTACCCAATTTCATCGCGACCCCCCACTACGGCGGAGCGACCCAGGAAAGCCTGCGCCGCGTCGCATGTTCCATCGCGCGGGAGACAGCATCGGCGTTGTTCGGAGCGACAACAGAGAGCTACCGGGTTGCATGA